In Sideroxyarcus emersonii, one DNA window encodes the following:
- the sat gene encoding sulfate adenylyltransferase codes for MALVNPHGGGDLKPLLLVGEELTAEMKRARTYPKVIVSSREKGDLIMLGIGGFTPLDGFMSHADWQGVCDGMTMTNGLFWPIPITLSTDKPTADTIPTGTDIALIDPDDDSILATMRVTEKYSIDKAHECATVFGTTDMEHPGVKMVMEQGAVNLSGPVKVLSQGGFPQKYGTLFMTPKETRALFTELGWSKVAAFQTRNPMHRSHEYLAKVAIEVCDGVLIHSLLGNLKPGDIPAEVRTHAIMALTKHYFVAKTIAQAGYPLDMRYAGPREALLHALFRQNYGCSHLIVGRDHAGVGSYYGPFDAHHIFDKIPKDALETQPLKIDWTFWCYKCGGMASARTCPHDDADRLLLSGTKLRKMLSEGSDVPAEFSRPEVLEILRKYYAGLQEHEKVEVKLTGHSAK; via the coding sequence ATGGCATTAGTAAACCCGCATGGCGGGGGCGATCTCAAACCCTTGCTGCTGGTGGGGGAAGAGTTGACCGCCGAAATGAAACGGGCTCGCACGTATCCGAAAGTAATCGTGAGTTCGCGCGAAAAAGGCGACCTGATCATGCTCGGCATCGGCGGCTTTACGCCGCTGGACGGTTTCATGAGCCATGCCGACTGGCAAGGCGTATGCGACGGCATGACCATGACCAACGGCCTGTTCTGGCCCATCCCGATTACCCTCTCCACCGACAAACCCACCGCAGACACCATCCCCACCGGCACGGATATCGCCCTCATCGACCCGGACGACGACAGCATCCTCGCCACGATGCGGGTCACCGAAAAATACTCCATCGACAAGGCGCATGAATGTGCCACGGTGTTCGGCACCACCGACATGGAACACCCCGGCGTGAAGATGGTGATGGAACAAGGTGCCGTGAACCTGTCCGGACCGGTGAAAGTCCTGTCGCAAGGTGGCTTCCCGCAGAAATACGGTACGCTGTTCATGACGCCGAAAGAAACGCGGGCCCTGTTCACCGAACTGGGCTGGAGCAAGGTTGCCGCATTCCAGACGCGCAACCCGATGCACCGTTCGCATGAATATCTGGCCAAGGTGGCCATCGAGGTCTGCGATGGCGTGCTCATCCACTCCCTGCTCGGCAACCTGAAGCCAGGCGACATACCGGCCGAAGTGCGCACCCATGCCATCATGGCGCTGACCAAACACTATTTCGTCGCCAAGACCATCGCCCAGGCCGGCTACCCGCTCGACATGCGCTATGCCGGTCCCCGCGAAGCGTTATTGCATGCGTTGTTCCGCCAGAACTACGGCTGTTCGCACCTGATCGTCGGTCGCGATCACGCCGGGGTCGGCAGTTACTACGGTCCGTTCGATGCACACCATATCTTCGACAAGATTCCCAAGGATGCGCTCGAAACACAGCCGCTCAAGATCGACTGGACGTTCTGGTGTTACAAGTGCGGCGGCATGGCTTCCGCCCGCACCTGCCCTCACGATGATGCCGATCGCCTGCTGCTCTCCGGCACCAAGCTGCGCAAGATGCTTTCCGAAGGCTCCGATGTCCCGGCAGAATTCAGCCGCCCGGAAGTACTGGAGATATTGCGCAAATACTACGCGGGACTGCAAGAGCATGAGAAGGTGGAAGTAAAACTGACGGGGCATTCCGCGAAGTAA
- a CDS encoding adenylyl-sulfate reductase, whose product MFTSNPFAELSASIPTNVMQGYIVLMVLLVMIGTILDMMHKKSAQYFFANAEKAKKSAKRSVSGGEKASIAASVLVNEVLTSGEFSNPRRRLSHLLTMWGTIIFIVTTAIMIFGYPTPATPTPVLLPQLWHIGALMLAVGGYWFWFFIRVDVSAEGLPWFRFERADLFILSLLATSTFALIWSFTGGGLTIFFALFILSSTALFGGVYWSKFAHMFFKPAAAYQKKITRADGSRENLPPDYDLTDPEVQRKFPDVPMYMGKNPPNMGLCIKAERAKHY is encoded by the coding sequence ATGTTCACGAGCAACCCCTTTGCCGAGCTTTCGGCATCAATTCCAACCAACGTCATGCAGGGGTATATCGTCTTGATGGTCCTGCTGGTCATGATCGGGACGATACTTGACATGATGCATAAGAAAAGTGCGCAGTACTTTTTCGCAAATGCGGAAAAAGCGAAGAAGAGCGCAAAACGGTCAGTGAGTGGTGGAGAAAAAGCCTCGATTGCCGCCTCGGTGCTTGTGAACGAAGTACTGACTTCTGGCGAATTCAGCAATCCCAGACGCAGGCTTTCCCATCTGTTGACCATGTGGGGAACCATTATTTTCATCGTGACTACCGCGATTATGATTTTTGGCTATCCCACGCCGGCAACGCCCACACCTGTATTGCTGCCGCAGCTCTGGCATATCGGTGCACTGATGCTGGCCGTTGGCGGATACTGGTTCTGGTTCTTCATCCGCGTTGATGTGTCTGCGGAAGGCCTTCCATGGTTCCGGTTCGAACGTGCTGATCTATTTATCCTCTCGCTGCTTGCCACTTCGACTTTCGCGCTGATCTGGTCATTCACTGGCGGTGGATTAACCATATTCTTTGCCTTGTTCATCCTGTCAAGCACGGCTCTCTTTGGCGGCGTTTATTGGTCCAAGTTTGCCCACATGTTCTTTAAGCCCGCTGCCGCCTACCAGAAAAAAATTACCCGGGCCGATGGTTCTCGGGAGAATCTGCCTCCCGACTATGACCTGACGGATCCTGAAGTGCAGCGGAAGTTTCCGGATGTGCCTATGTATATGGGCAAAAACCCGCCAAACATGGGGCTGTGCATCAAGGCTGAAAGAGCAAAGCACTACTAA
- the aprB gene encoding adenylyl-sulfate reductase subunit beta, which yields MPTFVYMTRCDGCGECVDICPSDIMHIDKTLRRAYNIEPNMCWECYSCVKACPHHAIDVRGYADFAPLGHSVRVIRDEEKGTIAWRIKFRNGKKDMELLAPITTKPWGSATPDLAKVPAPSKEMRDSQLLFNEPKYIRMDDGGLHTLQSNGLEIKKGVQY from the coding sequence ATGCCGACCTTTGTATATATGACTCGTTGTGATGGTTGCGGAGAATGCGTTGACATCTGTCCGTCCGACATCATGCACATCGACAAAACCCTTCGACGCGCTTACAACATCGAACCCAACATGTGCTGGGAATGTTACTCCTGTGTAAAAGCCTGCCCGCACCATGCGATTGATGTACGCGGTTATGCGGACTTTGCACCGCTCGGTCACTCGGTACGAGTGATCCGGGATGAGGAAAAAGGCACCATTGCATGGCGCATCAAGTTCCGCAACGGCAAAAAAGATATGGAGTTGTTAGCCCCCATCACGACCAAACCCTGGGGCTCGGCGACACCGGACCTCGCAAAGGTGCCCGCCCCCAGCAAGGAGATGCGCGACAGCCAACTGCTGTTCAATGAGCCTAAATATATCCGCATGGATGACGGTGGATTGCACACACTGCAATCCAATGGCCTGGAAATCAAAAAAGGGGTGCAATACTAA
- the aprA gene encoding adenylyl-sulfate reductase subunit alpha — MSYQTIIEDDIDILVVGAGLGGTGAAFEARYWGQDKKIVIAEKANIMRSGAVAQGLYAINCYMGTRFGENNPEDHVRYARIDLMGMVREDLLFDMARHVDSAVHNFEEWGLPIMRNEKKGSFLREGRWQIMIHGESYKPIVAEAAKKSADKVFNRICVTHLLMDESKENRVAGAVGFNVRTGNYHVFKSKTVICGAGGASNIFKPRSVGEGAGRVWYAPWSSGSAYGLMIQAGAKMTQMENRIVLARFKDGYGPVGAYFLHLKTYTQNAYGEEYESKWFPELQKMVGKEYLDPEVSHRTHRPIPTCLRNHAIISEVNAGRGPIHMVTMEAFQDPHLEEIGWHNFLGMTVGQAVLWAATDVDPKYENPELTTSEPYVMGSHATGCGAWVSGPEDVSPPEYFWGYNRMTTVEGLFGAGDAAGGTPHAFSSGSFTEGRLAAKAACKYIDDGKAAGIRVSDAQINRRKEEIYKPLETYSVYKNEVVAGSVNPNFINPRQGLDRLQKLMDEYCGGFGVNYMTNDKLLNIGLKKMFILGQDLEKVAASDIHELLRAWELKHRFLTSESVFQHTLFRKETRWPGYYYRGDAMKLDDENWHVLTVSRRDPKTGEYTMEKAPLYHLVGDVEKAPPESHH, encoded by the coding sequence ATGAGCTACCAGACAATTATTGAAGACGATATCGACATCCTGGTTGTCGGTGCGGGCCTGGGCGGTACGGGTGCGGCATTCGAGGCGAGATATTGGGGACAGGACAAGAAGATCGTCATCGCCGAAAAGGCGAACATCATGCGTTCCGGTGCGGTCGCACAGGGCCTGTATGCGATCAACTGCTATATGGGAACACGCTTTGGCGAGAACAATCCCGAAGATCACGTGCGCTATGCGCGTATCGACCTGATGGGCATGGTGCGCGAAGACCTGCTGTTCGACATGGCACGCCACGTAGACTCCGCTGTGCATAACTTCGAAGAATGGGGTCTCCCCATCATGCGCAACGAGAAGAAGGGTTCGTTCCTGCGTGAAGGCCGCTGGCAGATCATGATCCACGGTGAATCCTACAAACCTATCGTTGCAGAAGCGGCCAAGAAGTCAGCGGACAAGGTTTTCAACCGCATCTGCGTGACGCACCTCCTGATGGATGAGTCGAAAGAGAACCGCGTTGCCGGTGCCGTGGGCTTTAATGTCCGCACGGGCAACTACCACGTATTCAAGTCCAAGACCGTTATCTGCGGTGCCGGTGGCGCATCCAACATCTTCAAGCCGCGATCCGTGGGCGAAGGTGCCGGCCGGGTCTGGTACGCACCATGGTCATCAGGCTCCGCATATGGCCTTATGATCCAGGCGGGTGCGAAGATGACCCAGATGGAAAACCGCATCGTGCTGGCCCGCTTCAAGGATGGTTACGGTCCCGTAGGTGCCTACTTTCTGCATCTCAAGACCTACACCCAGAATGCCTACGGTGAAGAGTACGAGTCCAAGTGGTTCCCGGAGCTACAGAAAATGGTCGGTAAGGAATACCTGGATCCGGAAGTTTCACACCGTACTCATCGTCCCATTCCGACCTGTCTGCGTAACCACGCAATCATCTCCGAGGTGAATGCGGGTCGCGGTCCTATTCACATGGTCACTATGGAAGCCTTCCAGGATCCGCATCTGGAAGAGATCGGCTGGCACAACTTCCTGGGCATGACAGTTGGCCAAGCAGTACTTTGGGCTGCCACCGACGTTGACCCGAAATACGAAAACCCCGAACTGACCACTTCCGAGCCATACGTAATGGGTTCGCACGCTACCGGTTGTGGCGCCTGGGTTTCCGGGCCGGAAGATGTATCTCCGCCAGAATACTTCTGGGGCTACAACCGCATGACGACCGTTGAAGGTCTGTTCGGTGCGGGTGATGCGGCTGGCGGTACACCTCACGCATTCTCATCAGGCTCCTTCACTGAAGGTCGTCTGGCTGCCAAGGCTGCCTGTAAATATATTGATGATGGCAAAGCAGCGGGCATCCGCGTTTCTGACGCTCAGATCAATCGCCGTAAAGAAGAGATCTACAAGCCTCTGGAAACTTATAGCGTTTATAAAAACGAAGTGGTTGCGGGTAGCGTCAATCCCAACTTCATCAATCCAAGACAGGGGCTTGATCGTTTGCAGAAGCTGATGGATGAGTACTGTGGCGGTTTTGGTGTTAACTACATGACCAACGACAAGCTCCTGAATATCGGCCTCAAGAAGATGTTCATCCTGGGGCAGGATCTGGAAAAAGTCGCCGCTTCCGATATACACGAGTTGTTACGCGCATGGGAGCTGAAGCATCGTTTCCTGACGTCCGAAAGTGTATTCCAGCATACGCTGTTCCGTAAGGAGACGCGCTGGCCGGGTTACTACTACCGTGGTGATGCGATGAAGCTGGATGATGAGAACTGGCACGTACTGACAGTTTCCCGCCGTGATCCCAAGACGGGGGAGTACACGATGGAAAAAGCACCGCTCTACCACTTGGTAGGCGATGTAGAAAAAGCTCCCCCAGAAAGCCATCACTAA
- a CDS encoding peptidylprolyl isomerase, with protein sequence MSDTIEDEKFVELNYKVIDNKTGDILVTVDYPLGYVHGVNDVMSEAVTKALYGKKVGDIIDVPIDTTLLYGERDESLVFTDRIENVPEEYREVGMTITMENEKGEPRNFIVTRFDDKTLTVDGNNPLCGREVTFTLEVLSIRDATEEEIELGGAVGADPDLNEILDRAK encoded by the coding sequence ATGTCAGATACCATTGAAGACGAAAAATTCGTTGAACTGAATTACAAGGTCATCGATAACAAAACCGGCGACATACTCGTTACTGTGGATTATCCGTTGGGTTATGTTCATGGCGTGAATGATGTGATGTCTGAAGCCGTAACCAAGGCACTATATGGCAAGAAAGTAGGCGACATCATCGATGTGCCAATTGATACCACGCTGCTATACGGCGAGAGAGACGAATCACTGGTATTTACCGATCGCATAGAAAACGTCCCGGAAGAGTATCGCGAGGTCGGTATGACTATCACCATGGAAAATGAAAAGGGTGAGCCCCGAAACTTCATCGTTACCCGATTCGACGACAAGACATTGACTGTCGACGGCAATAACCCTCTTTGCGGCAGAGAAGTCACTTTCACGTTGGAGGTCTTGTCGATACGCGATGCTACCGAGGAAGAGATCGAGCTTGGCGGAGCGGTCGGCGCAGATCCGGACTTAAATGAAATACTCGACCGGGCAAAATGA
- a CDS encoding tetratricopeptide repeat protein: MKFSTNYIIYPENRILKRAIANAAGLLSADMAAAAVPDTQVAVADNFRYTRGNYEQHRFSSRIFESLREALELSLIDTPATARPAPNIRRDQEPLAWAETHNNLGNILAAQGQQRRDAESFEQAIQCFSSALEEFKQESSPLEWAATQYSLGTANQALGRLLDDTKPLKIAVDAYTNALLVWTRDEFPEEWMCTMHQLGSTLHTYGTLLKGNRQFQKSIVAYKNALAVLDADNYALELTATHNNRAAALHHLGESEENPDRLKEAINSYEKALTVSMEQQLPIHLAVLCRVNKATAQNALAELTNDTRLAEEVADEFEVIIECFSHALQPLCLRHCEEQMDKARSLALANSASC; this comes from the coding sequence ATGAAATTCTCGACAAACTACATAATTTATCCTGAAAACAGGATACTGAAACGTGCAATAGCGAACGCAGCAGGCCTGCTGAGCGCAGATATGGCCGCTGCGGCTGTACCGGATACCCAAGTGGCGGTAGCGGACAATTTTCGTTACACGCGGGGAAATTATGAGCAGCACCGTTTCAGTTCAAGGATTTTCGAGAGCTTACGTGAGGCGCTTGAGCTATCGCTGATAGATACACCTGCTACTGCCCGCCCCGCTCCCAATATTCGTCGCGATCAGGAACCTCTCGCCTGGGCTGAGACCCATAATAATCTGGGGAATATCCTTGCAGCACAGGGACAGCAGCGGAGAGATGCTGAATCGTTTGAACAGGCCATCCAGTGTTTCAGCAGTGCATTAGAGGAATTCAAACAGGAGTCTTCACCATTGGAATGGGCAGCTACGCAATACAGCCTGGGCACGGCCAACCAGGCGCTGGGGCGGCTGCTTGACGATACCAAGCCGTTAAAGATCGCCGTCGATGCTTATACCAACGCTTTGCTGGTTTGGACTCGAGATGAGTTTCCGGAAGAATGGATGTGCACCATGCATCAACTGGGTTCTACTTTGCATACGTACGGAACATTGCTCAAAGGCAACCGTCAATTTCAGAAGTCCATTGTTGCCTATAAAAATGCGCTTGCCGTACTCGACGCTGACAATTACGCATTGGAGCTGACTGCCACACATAATAATCGGGCTGCCGCTTTGCATCATCTCGGCGAATCAGAAGAAAATCCTGATCGACTGAAAGAAGCGATAAATTCATATGAAAAGGCTTTGACGGTCAGTATGGAGCAGCAACTTCCTATTCATCTGGCGGTACTATGCCGGGTAAACAAGGCGACAGCACAGAATGCACTGGCAGAATTGACAAACGATACTCGGCTTGCAGAAGAAGTGGCCGATGAGTTTGAAGTGATTATCGAATGTTTTTCGCATGCTCTCCAGCCACTCTGTTTAAGGCATTGTGAGGAGCAAATGGATAAGGCAAGATCGCTGGCGCTTGCGAATAGCGCAAGCTGTTGA
- a CDS encoding HIT family protein: protein MSAEEKTEKKRDPNNPCLFCKDPRGVSLQHELAFSARDTYAVSPGHTLVIPRRHVASFFDLTPEEVNACMKLIAEERMQLDEEFKPDGYNIGVNIGPAAGQSIFHVHIHIIPRYLGDVENPQGGVRHVIPKKAHYTR, encoded by the coding sequence TTGTCGGCTGAAGAAAAGACAGAAAAAAAGCGGGATCCGAACAATCCATGCCTGTTCTGCAAAGATCCGCGCGGCGTATCGCTGCAGCATGAACTTGCTTTCAGTGCGCGTGATACCTATGCGGTGAGCCCTGGCCATACCCTGGTTATCCCACGTCGCCATGTCGCCAGTTTTTTCGACCTGACCCCCGAAGAGGTCAATGCCTGCATGAAGCTGATCGCCGAGGAGCGCATGCAACTGGACGAGGAATTCAAGCCTGATGGTTACAATATCGGCGTCAACATAGGACCGGCGGCCGGGCAGAGTATATTCCATGTCCATATCCACATCATTCCGCGCTACCTGGGTGATGTCGAGAATCCCCAAGGAGGCGTGCGTCATGTGATTCCGAAAAAAGCTCATTACACGCGCTAG
- a CDS encoding DUF4279 domain-containing protein yields MGADLKHGAVHLPLFAIRYNLSACLQSTDEGNNLASNKARAYFALRGYHFDPDDITRLLGIEPTSVDASGARSPLDKPVISSWELSTETMTDNIDVYKMTDVIIKKIEPAKEKILQVIKSHNLSPRVGVILVLSTDKGATRPDVGFGARTIRFLADIGAFADVDCQFAEHI; encoded by the coding sequence TTGGGCGCAGACCTGAAACATGGGGCAGTGCATTTGCCCCTTTTTGCCATACGCTATAATCTCTCGGCCTGTTTACAATCAACTGATGAGGGTAACAACTTGGCATCGAATAAAGCACGCGCCTACTTTGCACTCAGAGGTTATCATTTTGATCCTGATGACATCACACGTCTGCTTGGCATCGAACCTACATCCGTTGACGCATCTGGCGCACGCAGTCCTCTTGATAAACCCGTGATCAGTTCATGGGAGCTATCAACGGAAACGATGACGGACAATATTGACGTTTATAAAATGACGGACGTCATCATCAAGAAGATCGAACCGGCCAAGGAAAAGATACTGCAGGTGATTAAAAGCCACAACTTATCGCCCAGAGTCGGCGTAATACTGGTGCTGTCGACAGATAAAGGCGCAACTCGTCCAGATGTCGGTTTCGGCGCTAGAACTATTCGTTTCCTGGCTGATATTGGCGCTTTTGCCGATGTGGATTGCCAGTTTGCTGAGCATATCTAG
- a CDS encoding rhodanese-like domain-containing protein produces MQHFEPKEAYEFLQANPEAVFIDVRSEMEYMFVGHPRGSILIPWVDGPDWEINPLFVAHVRKAASVNRPIVLICRSGRRSADAGLALENAGLKDIYNVTHGFEGDLDDSHHRNSHNGWRFDGLPWAQT; encoded by the coding sequence ATGCAACATTTCGAGCCCAAAGAAGCATACGAATTCCTGCAAGCCAATCCGGAAGCGGTATTCATCGATGTTCGCAGTGAAATGGAATATATGTTCGTTGGACATCCACGGGGTTCCATCCTTATTCCATGGGTGGATGGACCGGACTGGGAAATCAATCCGCTATTCGTCGCTCATGTGCGCAAGGCAGCCAGTGTTAATCGCCCTATCGTACTCATTTGCCGTTCTGGACGCCGTTCCGCCGATGCCGGCCTGGCGCTGGAAAATGCAGGCCTGAAAGACATCTACAACGTTACGCATGGTTTCGAAGGTGATCTCGATGACAGTCACCATCGCAATTCCCACAACGGCTGGCGGTTTGATGGGTTGCCTTGGGCGCAGACCTGA
- a CDS encoding YfcE family phosphodiesterase: protein MKICIVSDSHDHSSPLAEAIVEAQSSGAQAVIHCGDLIGANTLRASLKLGLPIHAVHGNNIGDIAALYRMMAKSAGLFIYHGQEATLELGGRKIFVTHMPHHGQAFACTGNYDLVCHGHSHTAHIGMQANVNGGKSWLVNPGSVAGIDAPGVQAAPTWILGDLEHMHFEIRTLQQDGSEA from the coding sequence ATGAAGATCTGCATCGTTTCAGACAGTCATGACCACTCCAGCCCCCTCGCGGAGGCGATTGTGGAGGCGCAGTCTTCCGGGGCTCAGGCCGTCATCCACTGCGGCGATCTCATCGGCGCCAACACCCTGCGTGCTTCCCTTAAGCTGGGCCTTCCTATTCATGCCGTGCACGGCAATAACATCGGCGACATTGCTGCGTTATACCGCATGATGGCGAAATCCGCTGGTTTGTTCATTTACCATGGTCAGGAGGCTACGCTGGAACTCGGCGGACGCAAGATATTCGTCACTCATATGCCGCACCACGGCCAAGCCTTCGCTTGTACCGGAAACTATGACCTGGTTTGCCATGGGCACAGCCATACGGCCCATATCGGGATGCAGGCCAACGTCAATGGTGGAAAAAGCTGGCTGGTCAATCCTGGTTCGGTCGCCGGCATCGACGCGCCCGGTGTGCAGGCCGCTCCTACCTGGATATTGGGCGATCTTGAGCACATGCATTTTGAAATACGAACCCTGCAACAAGACGGGTCAGAGGCTTGA
- a CDS encoding sensor histidine kinase — protein sequence MSRKIKSIDESDPNGAFYWTRDPEFVLPGRNGGLDTCVEQEFASSRSNDLKTLLNTFLETATSFIKAKACVVRVLLPDEQTLQVISAVGLTGEELEAERIVELDCEDCGKDAFKHGLCSSEVDTCKTRHSDRPHRQFRSAISIPLESRNTPGVMLGVFTLFFDTPQSTSGHASAMAVSFSDLLATLLEHIKATREAKREELLMERQSIANEIHDSLAQTLNYARMNTTLLSDAIRNNNEVMATKYTRDIDEALEIGQKAVRTLITDFRSEMDPAGLLQALQTLSEQFRKQHNIVLDCSIRVADLDLPLEHEIQAYHIVREALSNIAKHSNASHARLIVDHLCGYYVFTVEDNGIGTFSPVEGHYGIIIMRERSQRIGGEIKVESTKGLGTCVQLFFPEPGTNRRAVHA from the coding sequence ATGAGCAGAAAGATTAAGTCAATTGACGAATCCGATCCCAATGGAGCGTTCTATTGGACGCGCGATCCCGAATTCGTGCTGCCGGGCAGAAACGGCGGACTGGATACCTGCGTGGAGCAGGAATTCGCTTCATCGCGCAGCAATGATCTAAAAACCCTGCTGAACACTTTCCTTGAAACGGCCACCAGCTTCATCAAAGCCAAGGCCTGTGTAGTGCGCGTCCTGCTCCCCGACGAACAGACCCTGCAAGTCATCAGCGCGGTCGGATTGACCGGCGAAGAGCTGGAGGCTGAACGTATCGTCGAACTGGATTGCGAAGATTGCGGCAAAGACGCGTTCAAGCATGGCCTCTGCTCTTCCGAAGTCGACACCTGCAAAACCAGGCACAGCGACCGGCCACACCGGCAGTTCCGTTCCGCCATTTCCATTCCGCTGGAAAGCCGCAATACCCCCGGAGTCATGCTCGGCGTTTTCACCCTCTTCTTCGACACCCCGCAATCGACTTCCGGCCACGCTTCCGCGATGGCGGTCAGTTTCTCCGACCTGCTTGCCACCCTGCTCGAGCACATCAAGGCGACCCGTGAAGCCAAGCGGGAGGAATTGCTGATGGAGCGGCAGTCGATCGCCAACGAGATCCACGATTCTCTGGCGCAAACCCTCAACTACGCACGCATGAACACCACCCTGTTGAGCGACGCGATACGCAACAACAATGAAGTCATGGCGACAAAATATACGCGCGATATCGATGAAGCCCTGGAGATCGGCCAGAAAGCGGTCCGTACGCTGATCACCGATTTTCGCAGCGAGATGGACCCTGCAGGCTTATTGCAGGCATTGCAAACACTGAGCGAGCAATTCCGCAAACAGCACAACATCGTGCTCGATTGCTCCATCCGCGTTGCCGACCTCGACCTGCCCCTCGAACATGAGATACAGGCTTACCACATCGTACGCGAGGCACTTTCCAACATTGCCAAGCATTCCAATGCCAGCCACGCCCGCCTGATCGTCGATCATCTGTGCGGTTACTACGTTTTTACCGTGGAAGACAACGGTATCGGGACGTTCTCTCCCGTAGAGGGCCATTATGGGATCATCATCATGCGCGAACGCTCGCAACGCATTGGTGGAGAGATCAAAGTCGAAAGTACCAAAGGGCTGGGAACATGCGTACAATTATTCTTCCCTGAACCGGGGACGAATAGGAGAGCTGTACATGCCTGA
- a CDS encoding response regulator transcription factor, with product MPDELKIVLVDDQSLCRRGLSELLSRCYGFNVLGAVGTIEELRQLLKEQPDLLVMDLRMKPMDGLAMIEQLRKEGCNVPAVLLTMSDSEVDLGNAIRAGVRGYLLKDMAPEEVVDAIRRVAAGELVVAPTMTVKMIDMLRGDQSGQEPRNSLKLLTEREREILQLLSRGESNKAIALTLSISYDTVKQHVRHILNKLNLSSRVKAAVLFAKEQGTPEENDISTSSKPVGSKQQGSR from the coding sequence ATGCCTGATGAACTGAAAATCGTACTGGTGGACGACCAGAGCCTGTGTCGGCGCGGACTCAGTGAATTGCTGTCGCGCTGTTACGGCTTCAACGTGCTCGGTGCAGTCGGAACCATCGAAGAACTTCGCCAGTTGCTCAAAGAGCAGCCTGATTTGCTGGTGATGGATCTGCGCATGAAACCGATGGATGGCCTGGCCATGATTGAGCAGTTGCGCAAGGAAGGATGCAATGTCCCCGCCGTCCTGCTGACCATGAGTGATTCGGAAGTGGATCTTGGCAATGCCATTCGTGCCGGGGTGCGTGGCTATCTGCTCAAGGACATGGCTCCGGAAGAAGTGGTGGATGCCATTCGTCGTGTTGCTGCAGGTGAACTCGTCGTTGCCCCGACCATGACAGTCAAGATGATCGACATGCTCCGCGGCGACCAATCCGGGCAAGAACCCCGGAACTCGCTCAAGCTGCTGACCGAACGAGAGCGTGAGATCCTGCAATTGCTTTCCCGCGGGGAAAGCAATAAGGCCATCGCGCTTACCTTGTCGATCAGTTATGACACGGTAAAACAGCATGTGCGCCACATTCTCAACAAGCTGAACCTGTCGTCGCGGGTCAAGGCTGCCGTGCTGTTCGCCAAGGAACAAGGAACGCCAGAGGAAAACGATATTTCAACATCGAGCAAACCGGTTGGATCCAAGCAGCAAGGCAGTAGATGA